The Coccidioides posadasii str. Silveira chromosome 3, complete sequence genome contains a region encoding:
- a CDS encoding uncharacterized protein (EggNog:ENOG410Q575~COG:Q) encodes MLLLAGTLFTLAFVIYKKILYPLFFSPLAKIPSAHPLASVSSLWIQWKRLTNKEFDAVVSGFRQKGPYIRLAPKEVAVNTMECGVKNIYGIGNDNFDKAPWYNFFQNHGFRNTFCALGSEHALYRRRISGVYSKSFLQSSPHIRAILDAVIQQRILPILARTAEKEEPIDILALNLAYGLDFVSAFIFGLPRGVRFLENTASREDWLDLYDQTHPSKNMFWLTEHPVLSQMASLFGIPLIPRNFLKAKRELENWAMKRIKLSEDVLSNNPTDETISPGHMPLLYHALKTGIELEQGEKRNGRFEPNNIQRHELASECLDHLVATRDTFGITFSYVILNLSRNLEIQEQLRQELLSISQPFRYHNEKRTELPTPQTLEALPFLNAVIKESLRLRNTAPTLNPRITPTGRKVTIGPCDNVPAGTRVGAFAWCLHRNEEGYPNPRTWDPMRWIVDSSDPKAGARERWWWAFGSGSRQCLGQNLAFELMRFAVTAIYTNFRTSIIDDSAFAGDETFVTGDGSEQLILKVERVET; translated from the exons ATGCTGCTGCTTGCGGGCACCTTGTTTACACTCGCGTTCGTCATATACAAGAAGATTTTATATCCGCTATTCTTTTCTCCCCTAGCGAAAATACCGAGCGCCCACCCACTCGCATCAGTCAGTTCGCTATGGATTCAATGGAAACGCTTAACCAACAAGGAATTCGATGCAGTAGTCTCTGGGTTTCGACAGAAGGGCCCGTATATTCGCCTTGCGCCCAAAGAGGTGGCAGTCAATACCATGGAATGCGGTGTTAAAAACATATATGGCATTGGCAATGACAATTTCGACAAGGCACCATGGTACAACTTCTTCCAAAATCATGG ATTCCGAAATACATTTTGTGCCTTAGGCTCTGAGCATGCTCTGTATAGGCGTAGAATCAGCGGAGTGTATTCGAAGTCGTTTCTCCAATCATCTCCCCATATTCGGGCAATTCTAGATGCCGTGATACAGCAGCGAATCCTTCCAATACTCGCCCGTACAGCTGAGAAAGAGGAGCCAATCGATATTTTGGCGCTGAATCTCGCCTATGGGTTGGACTTTGTTTCTGCATTCATTTTTGGGTTGCCACGTGGGGTCAGGTTCTTAGAAAACACAGCCTCTCGCGAAGACTGGCTTGATCTATACGACCAAACCCACCCATCCAAGAACATGTTTTGGCTGACAGAACATCCTGTGCTGTCTCAAATGGCGTCGTTATTCGGCATCCCGTTGATCCCTAGAAATTTCCTTAAGGCGAAACGGGAATTGGAAAACTGGGCTATGAAACGCATTAAACTCTCAGAGGATGTTCTTAGCAACAACCCAACTGACGAGACAATTAGTCCGGGACATATGCCTCTTTTGTATCATGCACTTAAAACAGGAATAGAGCTAGAACAAGGCGAAAAGAGAAATGGAAGGTTTGAACCAAATAACATTCAGAGGCATGAGCTTGCGAGTGAATGCCTCGATCACCTGG TTGCCACAAGAGATACATTTG GCATAACCTTTTCTTACGTTATCCTGAACCTTTCGCGAAATCTTGAGATCCAGGAGCAATTGCGACAAGAGCTGCTGTCAATCTCGCAGCCATTCCGGTACCATAATGAAAAGAGGACTGAGCTCCCAACTCCCCAAACATTGGAGGCGCTACCTTTCCTGAATGCAGTGATCAAGGAATCTCTCCGCCTCCGAAATACGGCCCCGACCCTCAATCCACGGATAACTCCGACAGGTAGAAAGGTTACAATTGGACCATGTGATAACGTTCCGGCTGGAACCCGGGTGGGTGCCTTTGCCTGGTGCCTTCACAGAAATGAGGAGGGTTACCCCAACCCAAGGACGTGGGATCCAATGCGATGGATTGTTGACTCGAGCGACCCGAAAGCTGGAGCTAGGGAGCGTTGGTGGTGGGCGTTTGGCAGCGGTAGCCGTCAATGCCTGGGCCAAAACCTGGCCTTTGAAT TGATGCGTTTTGCTGTTACTGCCATTTATACCAACTTTAGGACCAGCATTATTGATGATTCAGCTTTCGCTGGTGATGAAACATTCGTGACAGGTGATGGCAGTGAGCAGCTTATTCTCAAGGTTGAGCGGGTTGAAACATAG
- a CDS encoding uncharacterized protein (EggNog:ENOG410PK6Z~COG:Q~TransMembrane:1 (o15-36i)) — METLAEQHPSENFRVLPLFVILTLLVYIIVVHPLFLGPYSHIPGPKLGKISWYYITWYDFWLQRNDKIAKWHQKYGSIICFRPGEISFASPELMREIYGTAGKYTKSDLFENFMVYGQKPLFSIGPYWEHRKKRMLISSFYHNTNITRPVMEKWLRKNIHKLMANIDKKIGQSRGNSDGTMVKGMIDAYPLFNCFAFDNITHVLFGSKYGAKTIENDCPERKILLGIKQAQMWGPFKFNFPALAWIASKMMHILPANVAYRLLPETLRLCLKSEDEMAEWNWRSLHAALADLDSVEDYTLLRRMLACRSKDGDTLTTSYIAAELYDNINAAQETVAVGLIYLIFHLARQKVWQTKIRNELAGLSLTEDGYPGWTDIDGLPLLDAFMREVLRVNPGASGRQERYIEDPKKYYGGFRLPVRTRVTASTIALHHDPRVFPDPEEFCPERWLHQTAEKLRQMEKSFIPFGYGARICLGKAFGIMELKMLAAFLLLRYEIETTPEMGDGKTGPMWQCGSIEAVPIGLKGEIVFTRLHSSSRSSTKYMERD, encoded by the coding sequence ATGGAGACCCTTGCTGAGCAACATCCAAGCGAGAATTTTCGAGTCCTTCCTCTCTTTGTCATATTAACCCTCCTTGTATACATCATCGTCGTCCACCCTCTCTTCCTTGGGCCATACAGTCATATCCCAGGGCCTAAGCTCGGCAAAATATCTTGGTATTACATCACATGGTATGATTTTTGGCTTCAACGAAACGACAAAATCGCAAAATGGCACCAGAAGTACGGCAGCATCATCTGCTTTCGGCCTGGAGAAATTTCCTTTGCTTCTCCGGAACTCATGAGAGAAATATACGGAACAGCCGGGAAATACACGAAGAGCGACCTCTTTGAGAATTTCATGGTATATGGCCAGAAGCCTTTGTTTTCAATCGGGCCGTATTGGGAGCAtaggaagaagaggatgttGATCTCTTCCTTTTACCACAACACGAATATTACAAGACCAGTCATGGAGAAATGGCTGAGGAAAAATATTCACAAACTTATGGCTAATATTGACAAAAAAATTGGCCAAAGCCGGGGGAACAGCGATGGAACCATGGTTAAGGGCATGATAGATGCGTATCCTTTATTTAATTGCTTCGCCTTCGATAACATCACGCATGTACTCTTCGGGTCAAAGTACGGAGCGAAAACGATTGAGAATGACTGTCCGGAGCGTAAGATCCTTCTGGGGATCAAGCAAGCGCAGATGTGGGGCCCATTCAAGTTCAATTTTCCAGCACTTGCCTGGATAGCTTCCAAGATGATGCACATTCTCCCCGCGAACGTGGCCTATCGACTTCTTCCAGAGACCTTGCGTCTCTGTCTCAAGTCCGAGGACGAAATGGCTGAGTGGAATTGGCGGTCGTTGCACGCTGCGCTGGCCGATTTGGACTCTGTAGAAGATTACACCCTTCTTCGACGCATGCTTGCTTGCAGAAGTAAGGACGGTGATACCTTGACCACGTCATATATAGCCGCCGAGCTCTATGACAACATAAACGCAGCCCAGGAAACAGTGGCAGTTGGCCTTATTTATCTGATCTTTCATCTTGCAAGGCAAAAGGTATGGCAAACTAAAATTCGCAACGAACTTGCGGGTCTCAGCCTTACAGAGGATGGCTATCCGGGATGGACGGATATAGATGGTCTGCCTTTGCTTGATGCATTTATGCGCGAGGTATTGCGAGTTAATCCTGGTGCCAGCGGACGACAGGAGCGGTATATTGAAGACCCGAAGAAGTATTATGGAGGTTTTCGCCTTCCCGTTCGTACTCGTGTCACCGCCTCCACCATTGCACTACACCATGACCCGCGGGTTTTCCCCGATCCGGAAGAATTCTGCCCTGAGAGATGGCTCCACCAGACGGCCGAAAAGCTGAGGCAGATGGAGAAGAGTTTCATCCCGTTTGGATATGGAGCAAGGATATGTCTGGGAAAAGCTTTCGGGATCATGGAATTGAAGATGCTCGCTGCGTTCCTACTGCTCCGATATGAAATCGAAACAACGCCGGAGATGGGAGATGGGAAAACGGGTCCTATGTGGCAGTGCGGCTCGATAGAAGCGGTACCAATAGGATTGAAGGGAGAAATTGTATTCACCAGATTGCATTCAAGTAGCCGCTCTTCCACCAAATACATGGAACGGGACTGA
- a CDS encoding uncharacterized protein (EggNog:ENOG410PW3R~COG:E), whose protein sequence is MPSAKLAMVSADDEWSPLESVIVGRAEHSAFPSEPAHMIEATMPDEHQQSFKPSNPFPPEILQKAQEELDNFASILEREGIRVYRPKEVNWLKIGGYTGAMPRDSLMTVGNTVIEAPFAWGCRKQEVELGYSDILSALAEDGLSKVVRAPKILGRETLYDGVENCSSNGTHTWAINNTRPSFDTADFMRFGKVIIGQLSNVTNMKGVEYLRSVIPEGYTVEILQTDDPHAMHIDATILPLRNKLMVYHPERVTEKALRQHAVFEDWELYAYPFTPEQKDGPPLYMTSPWLVLNALSLDENRIMVEAKDTVFASWVKEKFGMEPIMCPFQHVNSIGGSFHCATVDLVRRN, encoded by the coding sequence ATGCCGTCCGCCAAATTAGCCATGGTGTCCGCCGACGATGAGTGGTCTCCTCTGGAGTCCGTCATCGTGGGCCGTGCAGAACATTCTGCTTTTCCGTCTGAACCCGCCCATATGATCGAAGCAACGATGCCAGATGAGCATCAGCAATCATTCAAGCCGTCGAACCCATTCCCGCCGGAAATTCTTCAAAAAGCACAGGAAGAGCTCGACAACTTCGCTTCTATCCTCGAACGGGAGGGAATCCGGGTCTACCGGCCCAAAGAGGTCAACTGGCTTAAAATCGGCGGTTACACAGGAGCAATGCCACGGGATAGTCTTATGACTGTCGGAAACACCGTTATTGAAGCACCATTTGCATGGGGCTGCCGCAAACAGGAGGTGGAACTTGGATACAGCGATATTCTTTCGGCCCTTGCTGAAGACGGTCTCAGCAAAGTCGTCCGAGCTCCGAAGATTCTGGGAAGAGAGACGCTGTACGACGGTGTTGAGAACTGTTCGAGCAATGGAACCCACACCTGGGCTATTAACAACACAAGGCCTTCCTTTGATACGGCAGACTTTATGCGGTTCGGCAAAGTGATCATTGGGCAGCTCAGCAATGTCACCAACATGAAAGGTGTTGAATACCTGAGATCTGTGATCCCCGAGGGATACACCGTTGAAATCCTGCAAACAGACGATCCACACGCCATGCATATTGATGCCACTATCCTTCCTCTTCGAAACAAGCTCATGGTCTACCATCCTGAAAGAGTCACCGAGAAGGCCTTACGTCAACACGCCGTGTTCGAAGACTGGGAACTCTATGCGTACCCTTTCACCCCAGAGCAAAAGGATGGACCGCCGCTCTACATGACATCGCCATGGCTTGTGCTGAATGCCCTTAGTTTGGACGAAAACCGGATCATGGTGGAGGCCAAAGACACAGTCTTTGCATCATGGGTTAAGGAAAAGTTTGGCATGGAACCTATCATGTGTCCTTTCCAGCATGTTAATAGCATTGGTGGCTCATTTCATTGCGCCACTGTTGATCTCGTTCGTAGAAAttaa
- a CDS encoding uncharacterized protein (EggNog:ENOG410PU55~COG:S), with protein sequence MKHAFMLMSSLIGCSGKIHREGNKDEEISADDVDSTEIAPNATYTLCTCGRSDSPSGAEGALQLMQEQAAVCTLYWDCPWGSKTNNFEVQDRNKQYVVSAEGWVREGGALGTAEVEVFKKG encoded by the coding sequence ATGAAGCATGCATTTATGCTTATGTCTTCTCTTATCGGCTGCAGCGGAAAGATCCACAGGGAAGGCAACAAAGACGAAGAAATTTCAGCCGACGATGTCGACAGCACTGAGATTGCTCCAAATGCCACCTACACCCTTTGCACCTGTGGTCGATCGGACTCCCCATCTGGAGCTGAAGGAGCTTTGCAGTTGATGCAGGAGCAGGCGGCAGTTTGCACTCTCTACTGGGACTGCCCCTGGGGATCCAAGACCAACAACTTTGAAGTCCAGGATCGTAACAAGCAGTATGTTGTCTCTGCCGAGGGATGGGTACGTGAAGGGGGTGCCCTCGGAACTGCTGAGGTTGAAGTCTTCAAGAAGGGCTAG
- a CDS encoding uncharacterized protein (EggNog:ENOG410PPCG), with protein sequence MPQLVPFTPDMQRGQGKLVQSLDISAGAAVSGWGQSAKVDAKYLDRTEVRVSVQQQSSVDNVYKFNKLNSGNLASTYGDRFIADFIRGGLFLARVSITVKNTSSKKEISEAAEVAFNAYGAEGKVTKDVKTAVEKIQKNSHVSIKIHEMTGTQSEGGPTTKTEAAGSDLVAVKARADRFYDDAHARKHTYIRLCSWSLLDDFTKYLATEKIVKQIPLEKFKQGLPQKEELERQRIEEVDKIKQRALDISKKPDTATAPPTHTRPETFRFQVYVRAESPKKK encoded by the exons ATGCCTCAGCTTGTCCCCTTCACCCCCGATATGCAGCGAGGGCAAGG AAAATTGGTGCAGTCCTTAGATATCAGCGCTGGTGCTGCTGTCAGTGGATGGGGCCAGAGTGCCAAAGTCGACGCTAAGTATTTGGACCGTACTGAG GTTAGAGTCAGTGTGCAGCAGCAAAGCTCAGTAGATAACGTCTACAAATTCAATAAGCTTAACAGTGGTAACCTTGCAAGCACATATGGAGACAGATTCATCGCCG ATTTTATCCGAGGTGGATTATTCCTAGCTAGGGTATCAATTACCGTCAAAAATACATCTagcaagaaagaaatatccGAAGC TGCCGAAGTTGCCTTCAATGCTTATGGTGCAGAAGGGAAAGTGACCAAAGATGTCAAGACCGCAGTCGAAAAGATACAAAAGAATTCACATGTCAGCATTAAGATTCATGAGATGACCGGTACTCAGTCTGAGGGTGGTCCTACTACCAAAACCGAAGCAGCAGGCTCAGACCTCGTCGCAGTGAAGGCCCGAGCAGATAGATTCTACGACGATGCTCACGCTAGAAAGCATACCTATATACGTTTGTGC AGCTGGAGCCTCTTGGATGATTTCACGAAGTACTTGGCGACTGAGAAGATTGTCAAACAAA TTCCTCTTGAAAAATTCAAGCAAGGTTTGCCACAGAAGGAAGAACTTGAACGTCAACGAATCGAAGAGGTCGACAAGATTAAACAGAGG GCGCTCGATATTAGTAAAAAGCCGGACACTGCTACTGCTCCACCAACACATACACGCCCAGAAACTTTCAGGTTCCAAGTTTATGTTCGTGCCGAATCCCCGAAGAAGAAGTAA
- a CDS encoding uncharacterized protein (TransMembrane:1 (o32-52i)) → MAHVVHLIPRPRSVQIDDWQLRNMTVFHKEKDLAMCLTLSLLYLWALSPSIGPRRRVERCMKVEKGPSADLAQITGIALLQAEISLRSCAVCKNGHIGYSMDSLGKDPEMTLFLPIVVVL, encoded by the coding sequence ATGGCGCATGTCGTCCATCTTATTCCGAGGCCGCGGAGTGTGCAAATTGATGACTGGCAACTGAGAAATATGACGGTGTTCCATAAAGAAAAGGATCTAGCAATGTGCTTAACATTGTCACTATTATATCTCTGGGCTCTATCACCTTCAATAGGACCCCGCCGCAGGGTCGAACGCTGTATGAAAGTAGAAAAAGGGCCTTCCGCTGACCTGGCTCAAATCACTGGGATCGCCCTCCTGCAGGCGGAGATATCTCTTCGCTCTTGTGCCGTATGCAAGAATGGCCATATCGGCTACTCCATGGATAGCCTCGGAAAAGACCCAGAAATGACTCTCTTCCTTCCAATCGTTGTAGTTCTATAA
- a CDS encoding uncharacterized protein (SECRETED:SignalP(1-21)~EggNog:ENOG4106KRW~COG:M) — MVSLSLLLCSALAGLLHVASCIDVPDQAPLTGDECKCKPTSPKPVYAIAHRVLTEEGIQAAIAHGANAIEIDMTAWKSGWWADHDGLPTSGNVTAKAMFREVARLREDGAHLSFVWLDIKNPDWAISGRSSVAYLRKLAREYLEPAGVRVLYGFSNPRNSWGFKEIRNFLNANESVSVWMDSGDAKKIYAGVGRSIPVAQRVVDNGLFSLFWKPYIFDDLRRSSEARDCCTVGKAFGWTILAGQDRYVDKLLGYSGVDGLIYGTMASAYEDSEDTRAAAALISNWIKNHPDTHRVPTQDDKPW, encoded by the coding sequence ATGGTTTCTCTATCTTTGCTCTTATGTTCGGCCTTAGCCGGCCTTTTGCATGTGGCAAGCTGCATCGACGTGCCCGACCAGGCTCCATTGACGGGTGACGAATGCAAATGCAAGCCGACGAGTCCTAAGCCGGTCTACGCCATCGCCCACCGAGTATTAACAGAGGAAGGCATCCAGGCTGCTATTGCCCATGGCGCCAATGCGATTGAAATCGACATGACCGCTTGGAAATCCGGCTGGTGGGCAGATCACGATGGCTTACCCACCAGCGGCAATGTCACCGCCAAAGCTATGTTTCGCGAGGTTGCTCGGCTCCGTGAAGACGGTGCACACCTGTCGTTTGTCTGGCTGGACATCAAGAATCCCGACTGGGCTATCAGCGGCCGCTCCTCGGTCGCATATCTCCGAAAACTCGCCCGTGAGTATTTAGAGCCTGCTGGGGTGCGTGTGCTCTATGGATTCTCCAACCCTCGAAACAGCTGGGGCTTCAAGGAGATTCGCAATTTCTTGAATGCAAATGAATCGGTGAGCGTGTGGATGGACTCGGGTGATGCCAAGAAGATCTATGCCGGTGTTGGTAGAAGCATCCCGGTTGCCCAGAGAGTGGTGGATAACGGGCTATTCTCTTTATTCTGGAAACCATATATCTTCGATGATCTCCGTCGAAGCTCTGAGGCTCGAGATTGTTGCACGGTAGGAAAGGCGTTTGGATGGACGATACTCGCTGGACAAGACAGATACGTTGATAAGCTGCTGGGATATTCGGGAGTGGATGGCCTCATCTACGGTACTATGGCCAGTGCATACGAAGACTCGGAAGATACACGTGCAGCGGCTGCGCTGATTTCCAACTGGATCAAGAACCATCCTGATACTCATCGCGTACCGACACAGGATGACAAGCCCTGGTGA
- the SNZ1 gene encoding Pyridoxal 5'-phosphate synthase subunit snz1 (EggNog:ENOG410PI0Y~COG:H~BUSCO:10472at33183), producing the protein MASEQPQVPANGNSAPTDFAVKAGLAQMLKGGVIMDVVNAEQARIAEEAGACAVMALERVPADIRAQGGVARMSDPSMIKEIMNAVTIPVMAKARIGHFVECQILEAIGIDYIDESEVLTPADHLYHVIKHPFKAPFVCGCRNLGEALRRIQEGAAMIRTKGEAGTGDVVEAVKHMRTVNSEIARARSILTSSTNPEVELRAYARELECSYELLKETAEKGRLPVVNFAAGGVATPADAALMMQLGCDGVFVGSGIFKSGDPRKRARAIVQAVTHYNDAKKLAELSENLGEAMVGISVQEMSDKEKLAKRGW; encoded by the exons ATGGCCTCCGAGCAGCCCCAGGTCCCCGCCAACGGCAACTCCGCCCCGACCGACTTCGCCGTCAAGGCCGGATTGGCGCAGATGTTGAAGGGAGGAGTTATCATGGACGTCGTCAATGCGGAGCAG GCCCGCATCGCTGAAGAAGCCGGTGCCTGCGCCGTCATGGCCCTCGAGCGTGTCCCGGCAGATATCCGCGCCCAAGGTGGCGTCGCACGCATGTCCGACCCCTCCATGATTAAAGAAATCATGAACGCAGTCACCATCCCCGTCATGGCCAAGGCCAGAATAGGCCACTTCGTCGAGTGCCAG ATCCTCGAGGCAATTGGTATCGACTACATCGATGAATCCGAAGTCCTCACCCCTGCCGACCACCTCTACCACGTCATCAAGCACCCGTTCAAGGCCCCCTTCGTCTGCGGCTGCCGCAACCTCGGCGAAGCCCTCCGCCGCATCCAAGAAGGCGCCGCCATGATCCGCACCAAGGGTGAGGCCGGAACCGGCGACGTCGTCGAGGCCGTCAAGCACATGCGCACCGTCAACAGCGAGATCGCCCGCGCCCGGTCGATCCTCACCTCCTCGACGAACCCCGAGGTCGAGCTGCGCGCGTACGCCCGCGAGCTGGAGTGCTCGTATGAACTGCTGAAGGAGACGGCGGAGAAGGGACGCTTGCCAGTGGTGAATTTCGCCGCGGGAGGTGTTGCTACCCCCGCCGACGCCGCCCTCATGATGCAGCTGGGCTGTGATGGTGTCTTTGTCGGTTCGGGTATCTTCAAGTCCGGTGACCCCAGAAAGAGGGCTCGCGCCATCGTGCAGGCCGTGACTCACTACAATGATGCCAAGAAGCTTGCGGAGCTCAGTGAGAACCTGGGTGAAGCCATGGTTGGCATCAGCGTGCAGGAGATGAGCGACAAGGAGAAATTGGCGAAGAGAGGGTGGTGA